Proteins encoded together in one Marinobacter sp. Arc7-DN-1 window:
- a CDS encoding FAD:protein FMN transferase: protein MTTPIELEFWADDKELADRVGTEVLAVFHQVDEQMSRYRDDSEVSGLNRSAASGPVAVSAGLFQVLQKAREVSLLSDGAFDITFGSVGYLYDFRSGKKPTEEEIRSGLPRVNFRDVILDQDVRTVEYRLPGIRVDLGGIAKGYTVDLGIERLPGVVANTAEPITRKTGDTLASRATANTRSSGVNEEALNREARQVALAERQRAEVAEAERIAAAKETARREQQETAARTRSKEELRRTMDANKSAIYSIYNRELRRKPSLQGSITPELVIEPNGAVSSCSVVESTLNEPALESKICNRLRLVDFGARPGVDQTRIRYPIELLSS, encoded by the coding sequence ATGACGACCCCCATCGAACTGGAGTTCTGGGCAGACGATAAAGAGCTGGCGGACCGGGTTGGAACAGAAGTGTTGGCGGTTTTTCATCAGGTAGATGAGCAGATGAGCCGCTACCGTGATGACTCGGAAGTTTCCGGGCTCAACCGCAGCGCGGCCAGCGGACCGGTTGCCGTCAGTGCCGGCCTGTTTCAGGTGCTGCAAAAGGCCCGGGAAGTGTCTCTTCTCAGTGACGGCGCGTTTGACATAACGTTTGGTTCCGTTGGTTATCTTTACGACTTCAGATCCGGGAAAAAGCCCACGGAAGAAGAAATTCGGTCCGGTTTGCCCCGGGTAAATTTCCGTGACGTGATTCTTGATCAAGACGTCCGAACCGTCGAGTACCGCCTGCCAGGTATCCGGGTCGACCTTGGCGGCATCGCCAAAGGCTACACGGTGGATCTGGGGATTGAACGCCTGCCGGGGGTCGTCGCCAATACCGCAGAGCCTATTACCCGTAAAACCGGTGATACGCTGGCGTCCCGCGCTACCGCAAACACCAGGAGCAGCGGTGTGAATGAGGAAGCGCTGAACCGGGAGGCCCGTCAGGTTGCCCTGGCCGAACGTCAGCGCGCCGAAGTTGCGGAAGCAGAAAGGATTGCAGCCGCAAAAGAGACTGCACGCAGGGAGCAGCAGGAAACGGCCGCCAGAACCCGGAGCAAGGAAGAATTGCGCCGCACCATGGACGCCAACAAATCAGCGATCTACAGCATTTACAACCGGGAGTTGCGCCGGAAACCTTCCCTCCAGGGAAGCATCACGCCTGAACTGGTTATTGAGCCGAATGGAGCAGTGTCGAGCTGCTCGGTGGTGGAGTCCACGCTTAATGAGCCGGCGCTCGAGAGCAAGATCTGTAACCGTTTGAGGCTGGTGGATTTTGGAGCCCGGCCCGGGGTCGACCAGACCAGGATCCGGTACCCGATTGAACTGCTGTCCAGCTGA